A region of the Alphaproteobacteria bacterium genome:
CACGAGCAAGCAATCGGGGCGCTGTTCTGGCTTGTTCGAGGCCGGCTCACGAGTATCGAACGGGCCTGACACAAGCACATCGCACGGTGTCCAAGCACGAAACCGCAAAGGCGCCCCCACTTCTGTCACCGGCAGGCATAAGGCATGACCGCAAGCATGCAGGGCGGTCAGAAGCGGACGCGGATCGATTTCATCGGGAAACGGCCAATAGCCGGAGACCACCGCATCCGGAGCGAGCGGGATCGCGTCAAGAAACGCCGCCGCCAGCGGCGCACCGGCATCGTGTGCGCGGTGCTGGCGTTCGTCCCGGCACACCTGGCGCAGGCGTGCCTTCTCTTTAACAAGACGATCAGGTGGACGGGACCGCATCGACCGTTGGCGTTCTAGTACCACTGGCGCCTGCATGTGCAGGTGGGCGCCGTGTGCCGACGGCACACCGCCGGTAGGGACAGCTCCCGAGTGGAACACTGTTGGCCCAGGGACATAATCGCCTGTGACGTATCGCGCAGTACCCGCCCGCAAACGAATCTAAGAGTTCTCAAGGCGCGAAGCAATGGCATCAAGCCGCACCGTCATCGCTTCAAACGTCGCCGTCGCACTTTGCCGCTCTACCGCACTACCGCCGCCAAGCTCCTCGATCTTAGCATAGGCGTCGGATAGCTCGTCGGCCACCAAGAGCCCCCCCATCAGCATAAGATGGGTATCGGTAATCTGGCTGGTGTCGCCGCCGGTCTCGATCAGATTGCGCACCACCGCGTCGAGGTAGGTGCCGAGCTGACGGATGTGGTCTTCCTCACCATCCTCGCAGCTGATCGGATAGGTGCGACCGTTGATCTGTACGCGAACCTTGCCCATGCCCATACCCCATTATGCTCAATCACCTATCAGAATACGCACGCGCTCGATGGTGCCGTCGAGCCGGGTCGATGCCTGATCGGCGGCGAGCCGCAATGCCTCGCATTGCGCACGCATGTCAGCCAGCTCACCCGCTAGGCGATCGCGCTCGGCACGAGCCTCCGCGAGCTCGGCGCTGAGATGAGGCCCGGTCGCTGCCGAGGGTGCGTCCGTCCGGGCGACCGTCGCCTCCAGTCGGTCTACCGCCGATTCGAAGCGTTGCCGCGCCTCGTCAAATGATGCCATGACTTCGTTGCCCCCAGCGGTCACCTAAAGAACCGCCATGCTATCGCCCGCTAGGATATCCAGCGGTGCGCGCCAGCGTCAACCAAAGCGCACAATGGGGCCCGCCTGTGATCGGTTGACGGGGCCTGCATTGGCGGTCATGTTGCGCTCGGTTGGGGTTGCTACTGAGCAGCCCCACCAATGCCAAGTTCATCACCCGGGCCGCGCCTCGCGGCTGTTTCCGAAGACTCGGCCATGGAGCTGTAGCACGTGTTTTCCGCGGTTTCCCCCGGTGTCGCTGCGGACGCCACCCTGCCCGATCACGTCAGCCTCGCCAACGCGCTACGCGTTCTCGCCATGGACGCGGTGCAGGCGGCCAAGTCCGGCCATCCCGGCATGCCGATGGGCATGGCCGACGTGGCGACGGTGCTGGTGCGTCAGTTTCTCACTTTCGACGCCGCGTCGCCGGACTGGCCCAACCGCGACCGCCTGGTGCTATCGGCGGGCCAT
Encoded here:
- a CDS encoding 5-formyltetrahydrofolate cyclo-ligase; amino-acid sequence: MRSRPPDRLVKEKARLRQVCRDERQHRAHDAGAPLAAAFLDAIPLAPDAVVSGYWPFPDEIDPRPLLTALHACGHALCLPVTEVGAPLRFRAWTPCDVLVSGPFDTREPASNKPEQRPDCLLVPLLAVDDDGYRLGYGGGFYDRTLAVLGDALGVGLAFNFQRCGRLPRGTHDCPLDWLVTENGATRFARAA
- a CDS encoding cell division protein ZapA, translating into MGKVRVQINGRTYPISCEDGEEDHIRQLGTYLDAVVRNLIETGGDTSQITDTHLMLMGGLLVADELSDAYAKIEELGGGSAVERQSATATFEAMTVRLDAIASRLENS
- a CDS encoding DUF4164 family protein; this encodes MASFDEARQRFESAVDRLEATVARTDAPSAATGPHLSAELAEARAERDRLAGELADMRAQCEALRLAADQASTRLDGTIERVRILIGD